A part of Saliniradius amylolyticus genomic DNA contains:
- the trpCF gene encoding bifunctional indole-3-glycerol-phosphate synthase TrpC/phosphoribosylanthranilate isomerase TrpF — MDNVLARIVADKRQELTARKQALPLSEFQRTLTPSKKSLYRALSAPNTGFILECKKASPSKGLIRERFDLDEILAAYTPYAAGISVLTDEKYFQGRYEYLQYVTERVSQPVLNKDFFVDPYQVYLARYYGADAILLMLSVLSDDEYKQLEAVANELELDILTEVSNEQEAERACQLKAKIIGINNRNLRDLSTDLAATERLAPLLSEEAVVISESGIYTHEDVQRLAPHADGFLVGSALMAQHDLPKAVRQLVLGKVKVCGLTRIEDTKAVAQSGASYGGLIFARKSSRCVTLEQAQAIVDAVPFNYVGVFVNEAIETVADTARQLSLVAVQLHGDEDHTYIDQLRAALPDNCQVWRAVGVKNSLPEMDHPKVDHYLLDCQVGKDKGGTGQSFDWSLLEGLVDKSGYWLAGGLSPENIKQARRTGLGGLDANSGVESAPGIKDADKIKQLFNQLRDY; from the coding sequence ATGGATAATGTGCTTGCCCGGATTGTTGCCGATAAGCGCCAGGAATTAACAGCCCGTAAGCAGGCGTTACCTCTGAGTGAGTTTCAGCGTACGCTGACTCCCTCAAAAAAGAGCCTGTATCGGGCTTTAAGTGCACCGAACACCGGCTTTATCCTGGAATGCAAGAAGGCTTCACCTTCCAAAGGACTGATTCGCGAGCGGTTTGATCTGGACGAGATCCTCGCCGCCTACACCCCTTACGCGGCCGGCATCTCAGTGCTAACCGACGAGAAATACTTTCAGGGTCGCTATGAATATCTGCAGTATGTGACCGAACGTGTCAGCCAGCCGGTGTTGAATAAAGACTTCTTTGTTGACCCGTATCAGGTATACCTGGCCCGCTACTATGGCGCCGATGCCATCTTGCTGATGCTGTCGGTACTCAGCGACGACGAATATAAGCAGTTAGAGGCGGTGGCCAATGAGCTGGAGCTGGATATTCTGACCGAAGTCAGTAACGAACAAGAAGCCGAGCGGGCCTGCCAGTTAAAGGCCAAAATCATCGGCATTAACAACCGCAACCTGCGGGATCTCAGCACCGATCTGGCCGCTACCGAGCGCCTGGCTCCTCTGTTGTCAGAAGAGGCGGTAGTGATTTCCGAATCGGGCATCTATACCCATGAGGATGTGCAGCGTCTGGCACCGCATGCGGACGGTTTTTTGGTGGGCAGCGCCCTGATGGCCCAGCACGATCTGCCTAAAGCCGTGCGCCAGCTGGTGCTGGGGAAGGTAAAAGTCTGTGGGCTCACGCGCATTGAGGATACCAAAGCCGTGGCCCAGTCTGGTGCCAGCTATGGCGGACTGATTTTCGCTCGAAAGTCATCCCGCTGCGTGACGCTTGAGCAGGCTCAGGCCATCGTCGATGCCGTGCCCTTTAATTATGTGGGGGTGTTTGTGAATGAAGCCATCGAAACCGTTGCGGATACGGCCCGTCAGTTGTCACTGGTGGCGGTACAATTGCACGGCGATGAGGACCATACATACATCGACCAGCTGCGCGCCGCCCTGCCCGACAACTGTCAGGTCTGGCGGGCCGTCGGCGTTAAAAACAGCCTGCCTGAGATGGACCACCCTAAGGTGGACCACTACCTGCTGGACTGTCAGGTGGGCAAGGATAAAGGCGGCACCGGCCAGTCCTTCGACTGGTCGTTGCTGGAAGGGCTCGTTGATAAGTCCGGTTACTGGCTGGCGGGCGGACTGAGTCCGGAGAATATCAAACAGGCACGCCGCACAGGTTTAGGCGGGCTGGATGCCAATTCCGGCGTCGAAAGCGCTCCGGGCATCAAAGATGCCGACAAGATCAAACAACTTTTTAACCAATTACGGGATTACTGA
- the trpD gene encoding anthranilate phosphoribosyltransferase yields the protein MQDILDTLYDGKALSQADTRRFFDAVVKGDVEPVVLASALTALKMRGETPEEIAGAVSALIDNARPFPEVDTPFADIVGTGGDGHNTINISSASAIVAAACGAKVAKHGNRSVSSKSGSADLFESFGMELMMSPDTAANCLEQTGLCFLFAPNYHAGIRHAMPVRQALKTRTLFNLLGPLANPARPSHMLVGVYLPELVRPFAETLKLLGYTKALVVHGSGLDEFALHGPSQVAELDQGEIREYQLSPADFGLTESPISAIKGGEPEENKTLIEALLNGQGQPAHETAVAINTGALLKLLGLAETFKHGAEQALAVIRSGRAIETIEQASRLSQEATHG from the coding sequence GTGCAAGACATACTAGATACCTTATACGACGGCAAAGCCTTGTCTCAGGCCGATACGCGGCGTTTTTTTGATGCCGTAGTGAAAGGCGATGTGGAGCCGGTGGTACTGGCTTCCGCACTCACCGCATTAAAGATGCGCGGCGAAACCCCGGAGGAGATAGCCGGGGCCGTATCGGCGCTAATCGATAATGCCAGGCCCTTTCCTGAGGTCGACACGCCTTTTGCCGATATCGTCGGTACCGGCGGCGATGGTCACAACACCATTAATATCTCCTCGGCCAGCGCGATTGTGGCGGCGGCCTGTGGCGCTAAGGTGGCCAAACACGGCAATCGCAGCGTGTCCAGCAAATCCGGTTCGGCAGACCTGTTTGAGTCTTTCGGCATGGAATTGATGATGTCCCCAGACACTGCCGCCAACTGCCTGGAGCAAACCGGCCTGTGCTTCTTATTTGCGCCCAACTATCATGCCGGCATTCGCCATGCGATGCCGGTGCGTCAGGCGCTCAAAACCCGTACCCTGTTCAACCTGTTAGGGCCGTTGGCCAATCCGGCCCGTCCCAGCCATATGTTGGTAGGGGTGTATCTGCCTGAACTGGTGCGGCCCTTTGCCGAAACCCTGAAACTACTGGGCTATACCAAGGCACTGGTGGTGCATGGCAGCGGCCTGGATGAATTTGCACTGCATGGCCCTTCGCAGGTGGCTGAGTTGGATCAAGGGGAGATCCGTGAATATCAGCTCAGCCCGGCGGATTTTGGCCTGACCGAATCCCCCATTAGCGCCATTAAAGGCGGCGAACCAGAGGAGAATAAAACCCTCATTGAGGCGCTGCTCAATGGTCAGGGCCAGCCAGCCCACGAAACCGCCGTCGCCATCAACACCGGCGCGCTACTGAAACTGCTTGGCTTAGCCGAAACCTTTAAACACGGAGCCGAACAGGCGCTGGCGGTGATCCGATCGGGCCGGGCAATCGAAACCATTGAACAAGCCAGTCGACTGAGTCAGGAGGCCACTCATGGATAA
- a CDS encoding aminodeoxychorismate/anthranilate synthase component II: MADKRIILVDNFDSFTYNLVDEMRCMGFELTVYRNQQSADFILKQLERSPTPPLLMLSPGPGAPADAGCVPELLNKVAGRFPVLGICLGHQAIVEHFGGTVGRADTVMHGKSSAIEHCGDKMFSDLPNPLPVARYHSLVAHSVPDSLDVLAEFNQLPMAVYHQEQQMLGFQFHPESILTSLGSQLLTQSIHFLGDASCKTY; encoded by the coding sequence ATGGCTGATAAGCGTATTATTCTGGTGGATAACTTTGACTCCTTTACCTACAACCTGGTAGATGAAATGCGCTGCATGGGCTTTGAGCTGACCGTCTATCGTAACCAGCAAAGTGCCGATTTTATCCTGAAACAGCTGGAGCGAAGCCCCACTCCGCCGCTGTTGATGCTCTCGCCAGGCCCCGGCGCACCGGCCGATGCCGGCTGTGTGCCTGAACTGTTAAATAAGGTGGCCGGGCGTTTCCCAGTGCTGGGGATCTGCTTAGGCCATCAGGCCATTGTGGAGCATTTTGGCGGCACAGTGGGCCGGGCCGATACCGTGATGCATGGAAAGTCTTCGGCCATCGAGCACTGCGGCGATAAGATGTTCAGCGATCTACCCAACCCATTACCGGTGGCACGCTACCATTCTCTGGTGGCGCACTCGGTACCCGACTCGCTGGACGTGTTGGCCGAATTTAACCAGTTGCCCATGGCGGTGTATCACCAGGAGCAGCAGATGCTGGGCTTTCAGTTTCACCCCGAATCCATTTTAACGTCACTGGGCAGCCAGTTGTTGACCCAGAGCATTCACTTTCTAGGAGATGCGTCGTGCAAGACATACTAG
- a CDS encoding anthranilate synthase component 1 encodes MSLTQLSQQPGQVESLIKDAPYQPDPLALYQHLCRERGNTLLLESAEIDSKDNLKSLILTDAAVRLECRGHQVNAVALTDNGQAVLPVLAEYSGAEVSEQGLTQLTLTYPPADAELDEDARLKAHSVFDSLRACVQRLTPLRDHPQAVFLGGVFAYDLLAGFEPLPEVPDGDNDCPDFVFYLAETLILVDHQSRSSQIIGSVFSGEQVANHYFAVSQRVEQLYQALGENLPEPTAPTASVSAESLKVSKSDAEFKQDVLNLKEHILAGDIFQVVPSRTFSLPCPDAYLAYARLKQQNPSPYMFYLQDQDFTIFGASPESALKYTQSNREVEVYPIAGTRPRGFNHDGSINRDLDSRIELNLREDDKEKAEHLMLVDLARNDIARVSEPGSRYVKDLLKVDRYSHVMHLVSRVVGTLRSDLDALHAYQACMNMGTLVGAPKVMAARLIREVEGERRGSYGGAVGYMNGHGDLDTCIVIRSAFVKNQTAYIQAGAGVVFDSEPQSEADETRGKAQAVIRAVIDAHQCPIKENDHG; translated from the coding sequence ATGAGCTTAACTCAACTTAGCCAACAACCCGGACAGGTGGAGAGTCTGATTAAAGACGCCCCCTACCAGCCCGACCCCTTGGCACTCTATCAGCATCTGTGTCGGGAGCGGGGCAATACCCTGCTGTTAGAGTCGGCCGAGATCGACAGCAAGGACAACTTAAAGAGCCTGATCCTCACCGACGCCGCCGTACGTCTTGAGTGCCGGGGTCATCAGGTGAATGCCGTAGCGCTCACCGATAACGGCCAGGCGGTACTGCCGGTACTGGCCGAATACAGCGGTGCCGAAGTGAGTGAACAAGGCCTTACCCAATTAACGCTGACCTACCCGCCCGCCGATGCCGAGCTGGATGAAGACGCGCGTTTAAAAGCTCACTCGGTATTCGACAGCTTAAGAGCCTGCGTGCAGAGACTAACGCCATTGCGCGACCATCCTCAGGCAGTGTTTCTGGGCGGGGTGTTCGCCTATGACTTACTGGCCGGTTTCGAGCCTTTGCCGGAGGTACCCGACGGCGATAACGACTGCCCGGACTTTGTGTTTTATCTGGCCGAGACCCTGATATTGGTAGACCACCAATCCCGCAGCAGCCAGATTATCGGCAGCGTATTTAGCGGCGAGCAGGTCGCCAATCATTATTTCGCCGTCAGTCAGCGTGTGGAGCAGCTTTATCAGGCCTTAGGTGAGAATCTGCCCGAACCGACAGCGCCCACGGCTTCAGTCAGTGCCGAGTCACTGAAGGTGAGTAAATCCGATGCAGAATTCAAACAGGATGTGCTGAATCTTAAAGAACATATCCTGGCCGGGGATATTTTTCAGGTGGTGCCCTCGCGCACCTTCTCCCTGCCCTGCCCCGATGCTTACCTGGCCTACGCCAGGCTTAAGCAACAAAACCCCAGTCCCTACATGTTCTACCTGCAGGATCAGGACTTCACCATCTTCGGTGCCTCGCCAGAGTCGGCGCTTAAGTACACTCAGAGCAACCGCGAGGTGGAGGTGTACCCCATCGCCGGAACCCGTCCACGAGGCTTTAACCACGATGGCAGTATCAATAGAGATCTGGACAGCCGCATTGAGCTTAACCTACGCGAAGACGACAAAGAAAAAGCCGAGCACCTGATGTTGGTGGATCTGGCCCGTAACGATATAGCCCGGGTCAGCGAGCCGGGTAGCCGTTATGTCAAAGATCTGCTCAAGGTCGACCGCTATTCTCACGTAATGCACCTGGTATCGCGTGTTGTGGGCACCTTACGCAGCGACCTGGATGCGCTGCACGCTTATCAGGCCTGCATGAACATGGGCACTCTGGTGGGCGCACCAAAAGTGATGGCAGCCCGGCTGATTCGTGAGGTGGAGGGGGAACGCCGGGGCAGCTACGGCGGCGCCGTAGGCTATATGAATGGCCACGGCGATCTGGATACCTGTATCGTGATTCGCTCGGCCTTTGTCAAAAATCAGACCGCCTATATTCAGGCAGGCGCCGGGGTGGTATTTGACTCCGAGCCTCAGTCAGAGGCGGATGAAACCCGTGGCAAGGCTCAGGCGGTGATCCGTGCGGTGATCGACGCCCACCAATGCCCTATCAAGGAGAATGATCATGGCTGA
- a CDS encoding PHP domain-containing protein gives MKIDLHSHTHYSDGSLSPEELVLRAHNHQLDVLAITDHDSTAGLEEAQACQAGQKRSLQLIPGVEISTRWHGFDIHVLGLNIDPAHPVLTQRLAEQSERRDERAQKIGEKLAKMGFESVYEDAVRLAGVGQVTRAHFARALINAGIVSDFDAAFRRYLGKGKRAHVTPQWPEIPEAIDWIHAAGGDAVLAHPARYDLSAKWLRRLIVYFKDCGGDGLEVLHPGLSPDRRRQMASYAREYDLKASAGSDFHHPSRWTELGKNLSFAEDLVPIWQNWSIN, from the coding sequence ATGAAAATCGATCTGCACAGTCACACCCACTATTCCGATGGCAGTTTATCGCCTGAGGAATTGGTGCTTCGGGCCCATAATCATCAGCTGGATGTGCTGGCCATTACCGATCATGATTCGACCGCTGGCCTGGAAGAGGCTCAGGCATGTCAGGCCGGGCAAAAACGATCATTACAGCTGATTCCAGGGGTGGAAATTTCCACCCGCTGGCATGGGTTTGATATTCATGTATTAGGGCTGAATATCGATCCGGCCCATCCGGTTTTAACTCAGCGGCTGGCCGAGCAAAGTGAGCGGCGTGATGAGCGGGCGCAAAAAATCGGTGAGAAGCTGGCTAAAATGGGCTTTGAGTCGGTGTATGAAGATGCGGTGCGACTGGCCGGAGTGGGGCAGGTGACCCGGGCCCATTTTGCCCGGGCGCTCATTAACGCCGGTATTGTCAGTGACTTTGATGCCGCCTTTCGCCGTTATTTAGGCAAGGGGAAACGAGCTCATGTGACCCCCCAGTGGCCGGAGATCCCTGAGGCCATTGACTGGATCCACGCCGCCGGTGGCGATGCGGTGCTGGCTCATCCGGCCCGCTATGACCTTAGCGCCAAGTGGCTGCGCCGACTGATCGTGTATTTTAAAGACTGTGGCGGCGATGGCCTGGAGGTATTGCATCCGGGCCTGTCGCCGGATCGGCGTCGACAGATGGCCAGCTATGCCCGCGAATATGATCTTAAAGCCTCGGCCGGCTCGGACTTTCATCATCCGTCGCGCTGGACGGAGCTGGGCAAAAACCTTTCGTTTGCCGAAGACCTTGTGCCAATATGGCAGAATTGGTCCATCAATTAA
- a CDS encoding L-threonylcarbamoyladenylate synthase, translating to MSQFFQIHPDNPQPRLIKKACEMIHDGAVVVYPTDSGYAIGCHMDDKKALERICQIRNIGKDHNFTLMCRDMSELSEYARVDNLAFRQLKNNTPGPYTFVFKATKEVPKRLQNPKRKTIGIRVPANPISLALLEELGEPLMSTSLILPGNALAESDPEDIRDRLEKVVDLIIDGGNIGEHPTTVVDLSDGEARVLREGEGDVEPFV from the coding sequence ATGAGTCAGTTTTTTCAGATACACCCGGACAACCCTCAGCCGAGGCTGATTAAGAAAGCCTGTGAGATGATCCACGACGGTGCTGTGGTGGTTTATCCCACCGACTCCGGTTATGCCATTGGTTGCCATATGGACGACAAAAAGGCACTGGAGCGCATTTGCCAGATCCGAAACATCGGCAAGGATCACAACTTTACCCTGATGTGCCGGGATATGTCGGAGCTGTCTGAGTACGCGCGGGTGGATAATCTGGCTTTTCGCCAACTTAAGAACAACACGCCAGGCCCCTACACCTTTGTATTTAAGGCCACTAAGGAAGTCCCCAAGCGTTTGCAAAACCCCAAACGTAAGACCATAGGCATTCGGGTACCGGCAAATCCCATTTCCCTGGCACTGCTGGAAGAGCTGGGCGAACCACTGATGTCCACCTCCCTGATTCTGCCGGGCAATGCCCTGGCCGAGTCCGATCCTGAAGATATTCGCGACCGACTGGAGAAGGTGGTGGACCTGATCATCGACGGCGGCAATATTGGCGAGCATCCCACCACAGTGGTGGACCTTTCCGACGGTGAGGCGCGGGTATTGCGTGAAGGCGAGGGGGATGTAGAGCCTTTTGTCTGA
- a CDS encoding segregation and condensation protein A, which yields MSEPTPSSGDKPQVSQQVPVQQPLPLAFVNGEAVLEKPQDLYIPPEALEVILETFEGPLDLLLYLIKRQKLDIANMPIVDITRQYMEYVDVMKDLKLELAGEYLLMAAILAEIKSRVLLPRPKSVEEDEEDPRAELIRRLKEYEAIKQAAAEIDGLPRQERDNFTGAATAHENCQPEQILPEVDLKELVLAFQSAMQKAANFEHHHITPEVLSTRERMSQILDKVQADRYLNFSELFTPEEGRSGVVVSFLAVLELVKESLVELLQSEAYSQIHIRAAGGQDKSYEELG from the coding sequence TTGTCTGAGCCAACCCCTTCCAGCGGCGACAAGCCACAAGTCAGCCAACAAGTTCCGGTGCAGCAACCGCTGCCACTGGCGTTTGTTAATGGCGAAGCGGTACTGGAAAAGCCGCAGGATCTCTATATTCCGCCGGAAGCGCTGGAAGTGATTCTGGAAACCTTCGAAGGCCCGCTGGATCTGCTGTTGTATCTGATCAAGCGCCAGAAACTGGATATCGCCAATATGCCCATTGTGGATATCACCCGCCAGTATATGGAATACGTAGACGTGATGAAGGATCTCAAGCTGGAACTGGCTGGAGAGTACCTGCTGATGGCGGCGATTCTGGCGGAGATTAAAAGCCGGGTGTTACTGCCGCGGCCTAAGTCGGTGGAAGAGGACGAAGAAGACCCCAGAGCCGAGCTGATCCGGCGGCTAAAAGAGTATGAGGCCATCAAGCAGGCGGCGGCCGAGATCGACGGCTTGCCCCGTCAGGAACGGGACAATTTTACCGGCGCGGCAACAGCCCATGAAAACTGCCAGCCCGAGCAGATCTTGCCGGAAGTGGACCTTAAAGAGCTGGTGCTGGCCTTTCAGTCTGCCATGCAAAAGGCAGCCAATTTCGAGCATCATCATATTACTCCCGAAGTGCTGTCCACCCGAGAGCGCATGAGCCAGATCCTGGATAAGGTGCAGGCGGATCGTTACCTGAATTTCTCCGAGCTGTTTACCCCCGAGGAAGGCCGCTCGGGCGTGGTGGTGTCCTTCTTAGCCGTGTTGGAATTAGTGAAGGAGTCGCTGGTGGAGCTGTTACAATCAGAGGCCTACAGTCAGATCCATATTCGCGCCGCAGGTGGGCAGGATAAGAGTTACGAGGAATTGGGCTGA
- the scpB gene encoding SMC-Scp complex subunit ScpB, which produces MAKIGDEQLKQLVEAALFVADGPLSKDKLQNTVLEGLGVSTQKLNKALDAIELDYRPRGIHLVQVASGYRFQSDDSLSPWLSKLWQESTPRYSRALLETLALIAYRQPVTRGEIEDVRGVTVSSNIIKTLTERDWIKVVGHREVPGRPALYATTKGFLDYFGLQSLEQLPDIEGFDGEIEDLFSMPTDEDAKQAEASISGDDPENKDSRKTAADGTPTADNVIPLRGAESQD; this is translated from the coding sequence ATGGCGAAGATCGGCGATGAACAGTTAAAACAATTGGTGGAGGCGGCGCTGTTTGTGGCCGACGGACCACTGAGTAAAGACAAGCTGCAAAACACCGTACTGGAAGGCCTGGGAGTTTCTACCCAGAAGCTGAATAAGGCGCTGGACGCCATCGAACTGGATTACCGGCCCAGAGGCATTCATCTGGTGCAGGTGGCGTCGGGCTATCGGTTTCAGTCGGACGACAGCCTGTCGCCCTGGCTGAGTAAGCTGTGGCAGGAAAGCACGCCGCGCTATTCCCGCGCTTTGCTGGAAACGCTGGCGCTGATCGCCTATCGCCAGCCGGTTACCCGGGGCGAAATCGAAGATGTGCGCGGGGTGACGGTCAGCAGCAATATTATTAAGACGCTGACCGAAAGGGACTGGATTAAGGTGGTGGGCCACCGTGAGGTGCCCGGCCGCCCGGCGCTATACGCCACCACCAAGGGATTTTTGGATTACTTTGGCCTGCAAAGTCTGGAACAATTGCCGGATATCGAAGGTTTTGACGGTGAGATAGAGGATCTTTTCTCTATGCCCACCGACGAGGATGCGAAGCAGGCCGAGGCCTCGATAAGCGGGGATGACCCGGAGAATAAGGACAGCAGGAAGACGGCAGCGGACGGGACGCCAACAGCCGATAATGTGATCCCGCTACGAGGCGCAGAGAGCCAGGATTGA